Genomic segment of Umezawaea sp. Da 62-37:
ACCGGCTGATCTTGCTCACCGACGTCCCCGCCGTCGTGCGGGATTTCGGCACACCGGACGCAAAACCCCTGCACACCCTCGACCTCGACGACCTGTCCCACCTGGAGTTCGCGGCCGGGTCCATGGGACCGAAGGTCGAGGCGTGCCGCAGGTTCGTCGCGGCGACCGGTCACGCGGCCGCCATCGGCTCCTTGACAGCCGCGGCCGCCGTGCTGGACGGCACCGAGGGGACCACCGTCATCACCGCTCCCACAACGTCTCCCTGAGCCACCCCGCGGCGGGCAGGCCGAGACGGCGAGCACCATGGGCCAGCACCGTCGTGCACACCGTGATCATCATCGCGAAGAGAGCGACGACCGGCCAGTCCGGCTCGCCGCCGTCGAGCAGGATCGCGATGGCCATGGCCGTGATCGCGAGGCCGAGCGTCACGACCTTGACCAGCACCACCGCGCCGAGGACCGGGGCGGCGACGTGGCCGCGCACGAGCGCCGCCCCGGTCATGACCACCGCGGGCACGGCGAACGCGAGGTCGGCCACGTACACGGGGTTGGGCAGCTCGCCGACACCGATGGCGCTCGGCAGTCCGCCGCCGAGGGTGGGCAGGATGTCCGACAGCCACAGCGCCGCGAAGGCGGAGCCGAAGACGACGAGGAACCAGCCGACACCCTTGTGCCTGCGGCGGTCGAACGCGGCGGAGGCCGCACGCACGTCGATCCGGCCGATCCCGTCGATCAGGGCGGCGACCGAGAGGGCGAGGACGGAGGTGTAGAGCAGGAACGCCGGGTTCTGCGGTACGCCGATCGCGTAGACGAGGTAGCTGTAGGCGAGGTAGGCCAGCGTTCCCAGCCACAGCAGGTGGCCCGGCAGCGAACCCGCGCGGCTGCGACGGGCGGCCCACAGGAGCACGGGGATCGTCGCGAGCGTCAGCACGTCCTGGGCGATCCCCTGCAGCTCCAGCGAACGGGAGAGCCGGTAGGCGTGCTCGGCCAGCAGCCCGTAGAGGGTGGCGGTGAGGAGCAGCGCGGCCAGGAGCCACGACACGCCCTCGGTCCACCACGTGCGCACCGAGGTCCGGACAGCGGAGGGGAGGTCATGCCCTGACGGTGCTCCGGATGGTGCGAACCCCGCAGTGGCGAAGGGACCGCGTTCGCCGGGACCTTCAGCGCGCCGCGACCCGCACGGCGTCGGCGGACCGGGTGGTGACGCCCGGCGGGATCACCACGACCGGGCACGCGGCGTGCCGGATGCAGTCGGTGGTCACGCTGCCGAGCAGGGCTTCGGTGAGCGGGCCGTGGGCGTGCCTGCCGACGACGAGCAGGGCTGCCTGCCGGGACGCCCGCAGGAGCGCGGTCGAGGCGTCGCCGGTGATGGTCACTTCGGCGATCTCCGGCGCGTCCGGCAGTTCGGCGCGGATCTCCGTCACGAGGTCGTGCAGCACCCGAGCGGGATGGTGGTGCTGCTGCGGCAGCACTTCCGCGTACGGGTGCACGCCGAGCGAGACTGCGGGCACGAACTCGGACTCGTGCTGCCAGGCCATGGTCGCCTCGACCGCGGCACCGCTGCGTTTGGCCTCGTTCAGCGCCCAGCGCAACGCGGTACGGCTGGCGGGTGATCCGTCCACGCCCACCACGATCAGGGGAAGGTCCACGTCATCGCTCCTGTCGGGAGAGTTCTCGGTCATCCGAAGCCTGACCCCATCCAGGCGGCAGGGGTAGGGGCCTAGGTCACCGTGGCGGAGAGGCCAAGCGCACTGCCCCGCGGCCACCCGCGAGCGCAGAGTGCTGAGCAGTGCGCACTCGCGCGCCTCGATGTGAAGGAAGTCCGATGACGTCCACTACCGGCGGACTCACGTCGACCGAGGCCGCGGAGCGATTGCGCGCCGACGGCCCGAACGTGCTGCCACGGGCGCACAAGCGCCATCCCCTGGTGCTGCTGCTCAAGCAGATGGTCCACGCCTTCGCGTTGATGCTCTGGGGCGCCGCCGTGCTCTCGCTCGTCGCGGGGATGCCCGCGCTGGCCATCGCGATCACCGTGGTCGTCGTGCTCAACGGCGCGTTCGCGTTCGCCCAGGAGTTCCGCGCGGACCGCGCCGCACAACGACTCGGCGATCTCATGCCCGCCAAGGCGACCGTGCACCGCGACGGCAAACCTGTCGTGGTCGACGCGGCCGACCTGGTGGTGGGCGACGAGATCCTGCTCGAAGCAGGCGACCGCGTGTGCGCCGACTGCGAAGTGCACACCGCCGCGGGGCTGTCCGTGGACGAATCGATGCTCACCGGCGAGAGCGTCCCCGTGCGCCCCGCCGTGGGCGACAGCGTGCACGCGGGCACCTACGTGTCCGAAGGCGAGGCGACCGTCGTCGCGACCGCGACCGGTGTGCACACGAAGCTCGCGGGCATCGCCACGCTCACCCAGCAGGCGGAACGACCGCCGAGCCCGCTGTCGGTGCAGCTGCACAAGGTCGTCAGCGTCATCGGCCTCGTCGCGGTCGGTGTCGGTGCCGCGTTCTTCGGATTGGCCATGCTCCTCGGGCTGTCGACGACCGACGGCTTCCTGTTCGCGATCGGCGTCACGGTCGCGCTCGTACCCGAAGGCCTACTGCCGACCGTGACCCTGTCCCTTGCGCGAGCCGCGCAGAACATGGCCGGTCGGCACGCGCTGGTGCGGCGACTGGACGCGGTGGAGACCCTGGGGTCCACCACCTTCATCTGCACGGACAAGACCGGGACGTTGACCCGCAACGAGATGTCGGTCGTGCGCGCGTGGACCTCGCTCGGCGAAGTCGCCATCACCGGCACCGGCTACGAACCCACCGGAGCCGCGACGGGTGATCAAGCCGCCGTGCGCCGCCTCGGCGTGTTGGCCGCGAGTGCCGTCCGCTGCTCGCCGACGGCGCATGTCCAGCGCGATCAGGACGGCTGGCACCCGGTCGGCGATCCGATGGAGGTCGCCCTTCACGTGCTGGCGGCCAGGCTCGGCGTGACCGCGCAGACGGTCGATGGTGTGCGCTACCCGTTCGACCCGCACCGCAGACGGTCGTCCGTGGTCGACGTCGACGGCGTTCACGTCACGGGTGCGCCCGACGCCGTGCTGCCCCTGTGCGGCGACCAGGACGCCGCCCTTGAGGCGATGACCCGGTTCGGTGCCCAGGGACTCCGGGTGCTCGCCGTCGCACGCCGTTCGACACGGCCGGGTGACGACACCGGATGGGAGCACGCCGAGACGGACCTGACCCTGCTCGGCCTGGTGGGGTTGCAGGACCCGCCGCGCGACGACGTCGCCGGAGCGCTCGAATCGTGCCGGACCGCGGGGATCAAGGTCGCCATGGTCACCGGGGACCACCCGGCCACCGCACGGGCCATCGCCGTGGAAGTGGGACTTCTGGGGCCGGACGAGTTGGTGGTGGAGGGAGCCGACCTGCCCGAGGACGCGGCCGCTCTGGGTGAACTGCTCGACCGCGACGGCGTGGTCATCGCCAGGGTGACGCCCGAGGACAAGCTGCGGATCGCGAAAGCCTTGCAGCGCAGGGGGACACGTCGTCGCGATGACCGGCGACGGCGTGAACGACGGGCCCGCCCTGCGAGCGGCCGACATCGGCGTGGCCATGGGCGCCTCCGGCACCGACGTGGCCAGGGAAGCCGCCGACCTGGTCCTGCTGGACGACCATTTCGGCACGATCGTCGCCGCCGTCGAGTTGGGCCGCGCGACCTACGCCAACATCCGCCGGTTCCTGACCTACCACCTGACCGACAACGTCGCCGAGCTCACGCCGTTCGTGGTGTGGGCGTTGTCGGGTGGGCAGATCCCGCTCGCGCTGACCGTCCTGCAAATCCTGGCGCTCGACATCGGCACGGACCTGCTGCCCGCCTTGGCGCTGGGCACCGAGCGGCCGAACCCGCGCACCATGCGCGGACCGGCCCGCACCGGTTCGTTGATCGACAAGTCGGTGCTGCGCCGCGCGTTCGGCGTCCTCGGACCGACCGAGGCGCTCGCCGCGATGACCGCGTTCGCACTGGTGCTCCTGGCGGGTGGCTGGGTCCTCGGCACCACCGCCGACGCCGCGGTGCTCGCGACGGCGTCGGGGACCGCGTTCGCCGCGGTCGTGGTCGGGCAGCTGGCCAACGCGTTCGCCTGCCGCAGCGCGACCCGCCCGGTCGGTCTCGCCGGACTGCGCGGCAACAGGCTGCTGATCTACGCGGTGCTGTTCGAACTCGCGATCCTGGCCGTGTTCCTGCTCGTTCCGCCGCTGCCCGAACTCCTCGGCGGCGCCCTGCCGTCACCGCTGGGCTGGGCACTCGTGATCGCGGCGGCCCCGGCGGTGATCCTCGCCGACACGGCCTACAAGGCGGTCGTTCGGGCACGCCGGGACGTCGCACCCGAGGACGTGCCCACCGGTACGGCCGTACCGGTGTGACCCCGTATGCGATCAGCGGCAGAGGTTCGCCGCGGGTACCGTGGACACCAGGTGTCCTGGACCCCGGCGTTGTCATGGACTACCGAAGGGCCACGGACATGGCGCACATCAACCCAACCGCCTATTCGCGTACCACCGCAGCGATTCTGCGCGCTGCTCGCGACGGGCTGTTCACCACAGCCGAAGCGAAGCGGTTGATCGAACGCGTCCACACCCGCACCGCGGTGCCGAGTGGCCCACCATCAGGGCACAGCCCTCATAGGACGATGCTCAAGGCCCCTGGACTGTTCGACGTCCAGGGGCCTTGGCATGAGCGACCGCGCGTCACCGCAATGATGGCGTCATGGCGCAGTGCGAGCCGATCGACGAGTACCCGCGGGGCTGGGATATCCGTCCACTGATCGTTTTGGGACCTATTGGGAGGCCTCCAGTCGGATTCGGGATGGTGGTCGGCGGACGATGAGAACCGGGCAGGACGCGTGGTGCACGGCGGCCTTCGTGACGGAGCCGCACCGCCCGGTCAGGTCGTGGTGGTCGCCGGAGCCGACGACGAGCAGATCGCTGTCGGTTTCCCGACCGATTGCCTCGTGGGGGTGGAACCGGAGCAGCGTCGTGGCGTAGGAAGGCCGCGGTTCCAGTTCGTCGAGGAGATGAGCGGCGTGGTCGAGCACGAACTGGGGATTGGAGACCAGCGCGTCTCCCGCCGTGTGTAGGGGGATGGCGTGCACGACGCGCAGCACGGAGCCGCCCCCAAGCACTGCGGCGGCTCGCACCAGCACCTGGGCGTCGTCTTCGCCTCCGCTGACCAGAACGGTTACCCGTTGGTGGGCGCCGCGCAGCGCTGAGTC
This window contains:
- a CDS encoding universal stress protein encodes the protein MSDQSSSLDPSTVPAPPPSPVVVGFDGSRWGRAALFWAADHAVRTGSELDVWTWGETDDEVDDLTSGYPALRVRLHRAGPDPVRDLEAASLRAGTLVVGYQGRSTSPLGLDGLVLALVDVAACDTVIVRGEDSALRGAHQRVTVLVSGGEDDAQVLVRAAAVLGGGSVLRVVHAIPLHTAGDALVSNPQFVLDHAAHLLDELEPRPSYATTLLRFHPHEAIGRETDSDLLVVGSGDHHDLTGRCGSVTKAAVHHASCPVLIVRRPPSRIRLEASQ
- a CDS encoding universal stress protein, whose product is MDLPLIVVGVDGSPASRTALRWALNEAKRSGAAVEATMAWQHESEFVPAVSLGVHPYAEVLPQQHHHPARVLHDLVTEIRAELPDAPEIAEVTITGDASTALLRASRQAALLVVGRHAHGPLTEALLGSVTTDCIRHAACPVVVIPPGVTTRSADAVRVAAR
- a CDS encoding HAD-IC family P-type ATPase; the encoded protein is MTGDGVNDGPALRAADIGVAMGASGTDVAREAADLVLLDDHFGTIVAAVELGRATYANIRRFLTYHLTDNVAELTPFVVWALSGGQIPLALTVLQILALDIGTDLLPALALGTERPNPRTMRGPARTGSLIDKSVLRRAFGVLGPTEALAAMTAFALVLLAGGWVLGTTADAAVLATASGTAFAAVVVGQLANAFACRSATRPVGLAGLRGNRLLIYAVLFELAILAVFLLVPPLPELLGGALPSPLGWALVIAAAPAVILADTAYKAVVRARRDVAPEDVPTGTAVPV